The proteins below are encoded in one region of Chrysemys picta bellii isolate R12L10 chromosome 4, ASM1138683v2, whole genome shotgun sequence:
- the LOC135983273 gene encoding maestro heat-like repeat-containing protein family member 1, producing MPGECRATFHLCLPFLGLKRLQSAINEHLGGTAELKPEELQVDICRHLAKENAELLEKLYQTTITYFYSSWEEIRAVAANLAGIILEHTDRQRMEWLDLEYLLMSLQVLQKDPSPTVQLVATEIISDISSGRVIGE from the exons ATGCCTGGT GAATGCAGAGCTACGTTTCACCTCTGTTTACCGTTTTTGGGACTGAAGAGACTCCAAAGTGCAATTAATGAGCACCTTGGTGGCACAGCCGAGCTGAAGCCTGAAGAGCTCCAGGTGGACATTTGCAGACACCTT GCCAAAGAgaatgcagagctgctggagaaattgTACCAAACCACCATCACGTACTTCTATAGCAGCTGGGAAGAGATCCGGGCAGTTGCAGCCAACTTAGCTG gcatcatcctggaacacacagacaggcagCGTATGGAATGGCTGGACCTGGAATATCTGCTGATGT CTCTCCAGGTCCTACAGAAAGACCCAAGTCCCACTGTCCAGCTGGTGGCAACTGAGATCATAAGTGACATCTCTTCTGGCCGAGTGATTGGGGAATGA